One Coffea arabica cultivar ET-39 chromosome 5e, Coffea Arabica ET-39 HiFi, whole genome shotgun sequence DNA segment encodes these proteins:
- the LOC113743732 gene encoding uncharacterized protein, with protein MEILRSNAMFLILLLFAASIAGIQGDTITCYSRNSPCFLEWVNCPSECPSKSATSTKSKVCYLDCNKKKCQAECKSKKPNCGTPGAACLDPRFIGGDGIVFYFHGKKNEHFSLVSDTNLQINARFIGLRPAGRSRDYTWIQALGLLFDSHTFSVEATKATTWGADVDLLKLSYDGMELEIHEGYSSVWQSTDNAIRVERTSNKNSALITIPEVAEISVNVVPVTKEDDRIHNYQIPSDDCFAHLEVQFRFFGLSSKVEGVLGKTYQPDFVNPAKPGVAMPVMGGEDKYRTTSLLSTDCKGCMFSSAGLLNAEDSLVMNYGSLDCTGGSSSGNGIVCRK; from the exons ATGGAGATCCTAAGAAGCAATGCCATGTTTCTGATTCTGCTACTTTTTGCGGCCAGCATAGCAGGCATTCAAGGGGACACAATAACTTGCTACAGTCGAAACAGCCCTTGTTTTCTCGAGTGGGTCAATTGTCCATCTGAATGTCCTTCAAAGTCAGCAACAAGCACTAAATCTAAAGTTTGCTACCTCGACTGTAACAAGAAAAAATGCCAGGCAGAATGCAAGA GCAAGAAACCAAATTGTGGTACTCCTGGAGCAGCATGCTTGGATCCCCGCTTCATTGGTGGAGATGGGATTGTCTTCTACTTCCATGGTAAGAAGAATGAACATTTCAGCTTGGTCTCAGATACCAATCTCCAGATTAATGCCCGATTCATTGGTCTAAGGCCAGCTGGTAGATCACGAGATTACACCTGGATTCAAGCACTTGGACTTCTTTTTGATTCCCATACTTTCTCTGTTGAGGCCACCAAGGCAACAACATGGGGCGCTGATGTAGACCTCCTGAAACTTTCCTATGATGGAATGGAGCTTGAAATCCATGAAGGTTATTCATCTGTCTGGCAGTCTACTGATAATGCCATCAGAGTTGAAAGAACTTCAAACAAGAACAGTGCCCTAATCACTATCCCAGAAGTTGCAGAGATCTCTGTGAATGTAGTACCTGTGACCAAGGAAGATGACAGGATCCATAACTATCAGATACCTTCTGATGACTGCTTCGCTCATTTGGAAGTACAGTTCAGATTCTTTGGCCTATCCTCAAAGGTTGAAGGTGTCCTTGGCAAAACATACCAGCCAGATTTCGTGAACCCAGCAAAGCCTGGAGTTGCAATGCCAGTAATGGGCGGTGAAGATAAGTACAGAACCACTTCGCTTTTGTCTACAGATTGTAAGGGTTGCATGTTTTCTTCAGCTGGACTATTGAATGCAGAGGACTCCCTAGTTATGAACTATGGCAGCTTAGACTGTACTGGAGGTTCAAGCAGTGGCAATGGAATAGTCTGCCGGAAATAA